tccagacacacacacatatgcattaatatacccaggcacacacacaaTCCTGCAAAGCCTTAGCATGTTTGTGATGCAGCGCACACCCACTCAaatgtcctgtataatgtatagttaaatcagcgagccggcccctgtaaaCTGTATGGTTAAATCAGTGGGCTGActcaatataatgtatataacgtCAGGAGATGATGGCTGCTGGGAGGAGTTGTCTAGGTGGGGCTTGTCTGTTTAATAGGAGGTGGCTGTACGTTACTAAGAGTATTTAGTAAATGCCATATTGTGGGGCAGCTTTTATCAGGACCTCTCGAAAACTTGTCACCATGAGGTGGTTTCTGCTTTGTGTGTCGGTGGCCATTACCCAGGGCTTCGTGGTGTAAGTGACCTTTAATTTTGCATTTCCAAACCTGAGTGAATTGGTTAATTACAAGATTTTGGGGTGGCAGGAATTTACTGTTAGATTTCAGTTGTTATACAGGGTTAGGGTTTGGTTGATTGAGGTAGATTGTGCCTCACCTTGTACCACAAATTGGGTAGATTATTATGTTCTTGCCACAGGTTAGCAAAAGATACACAGATGGCGCCCACTACACCTGACATCAAGCAGGTTTCTGCTTGGCCACCCAGGAAACATGAGACTCCCTTGTATCTGATGTAATTGAATAACACAAAAGTACCTTATGATGTCACTCGCTACttgtttctaaatatttaagcaacattttaaaatattattttgtgggaatttactttaatattttggggTTAACGCAGGCTAGGCAATTCCACAGGCAACCCCTCCTGCAGACACTTGTTATGGAGAGTGTCACGCTGGTGCTGCCCCATGCagctctttggaacatctttatTTTGGCCTCTACTTGGCAACTGGAACACCATTACACCACGCTAGGGTGAGACTAGAAAGGAAAATTCACCCTGCCACATTAAAGCCGGTAGCTAATAAATCAAAGCTGTACAGTTACactaatgaacaaacacaatctgtttaatataataaaatgattgtaTCATTGTTGCCTATATAGAATACATCATCCAAACATCCTCAGTGTGCGTTGGGAAAAAGTTTGTGAACCCCTaggccaggggtaggcaatctttggCTCTCCTGAtattgtggactacatctcccataatgctcttacagtcatactgctggcaaagcatcaagggaaatgtagttcacaacatctggagagccgaaggttgcctacccctgcccTAGGCTAaacacttcaacaaaagctaattggagtcaggagttggcaaacctggagtccaagcATTGAAACAAGATTGGATGTGTGCTTTACGTGTGCTGCTttgtcataataaaaaaaaaacacttaaacattttgtttgctgTTTACAAAATGCATCTGCTGAAAAAAGAAACCACGGAAGACCTACAATTTGAAGTTTTTGCTAAAGCAGTGATGTAAATTCAAGAGTGAATTTAATATAAGTCAATATTACCCTTTATGATATGGTACATAAACAGTTAAATATTATAACCTATCATCAACCTGAGAGAATTAAATTTGAAAGGAAACAAGGGGCGGGTAGTTAGCATATATAAAGAGGGAGATGATAATATGTCGGGAGGGGTTGGTGAAGCAGGCGTTGGGGGTCGCAGGGCCTTAATTACTCCAGTGTCTCCACTGCCGTGAGGTCTTGTCCCACTTTAGTTACTGGGTGCCGGGCTCCTGGGGGCCGTGCACCTGCAGCATCTGCCTCAGACCAACTATGCGTCCAAGCAGAGAGGCCAGGATCTCCTGCTCTACCGGTCACAGTACACCAGTACTGGCCGTACCCCCTGATGGTGGCTTGGGTTCCTGtactttgttttaatatataggtCTTGGATTACATTTCTTTGCAACCAGTAGAGCCTGCTCGTTTGGGCTCGGTAGCCCCTGCAGGACAGTGGTAAATCCTCTTCCACAATTCTTTCTGCATTACTAAAGTGAAAGCCCCCAACATTTCAAGTAATTCGAACATGATACTTTTGTGAGGGGTATGTGGCTAGAGGTGGGTAGTAGGTGGCAGGGCAAGCCACAATTTGGAGGACTGTTCTACAAAACCACAGACTTTGATTCATTTTACTGCTCCTTGGTCCATGGAGAACCTCTGATATCCCTAATGGGTCTTTGACTCCAGCTCCCAATAAAAGAGGGACAGTGGGACAGTACCTGAAAATGTGGAGTAACATGGCACACCTGGATTATTTGGTAAAGTTGAGGAAGGAATTATTTGGAAGATTTAGATGGATATAATAAATTCCAGTTACTAACAGTACTTTAACTCTTGTTTTCCTGGCCTTGTTTAGCATTCCGCTGATTAAGAGCAAGTCTTTGAGAAACAATCTGAAAGAACGTGGGCTTcttgaagatttttttcaggCAGAACATCAAACATTGTCCAGGAAATATGTTCTTGGGTTAGATCCACCAGACACGGCACCCACGGAGCATTTAATCAATTACATGGATGTGAGTATGAAATGTCCCTGCCACTGTTTGTGTGACATTAGAAGCCCTTTAACTGATAACTACTAGAGGAAGTGACTCCTGTGATGCTAAGAGATTAACAATacgtaaaaaaattattggtcTTGTCCAGAGGGGTAGGAAGAACCCCCTAGAAAAAGTATAATCGGGGCAAGAGTTTTATTATCTGGAGTTTTAAGTCTAGAGTTTTTGCACCAGAAATGTTTTCAAACCTGAATATGGCATGGCAAATGTTTTATTCAAGGTCGTCCATGAAGGCTAAGTAACGCCTAAAGGGTATACGTGACTTTTATGGATGAACAGGGTATTGCTGTGTTATGTAGCTTTGTACATGTTTATCAACCTCATTGACACTGGAACATCTTATTATTGCCGGAACAGAATGAATATTTTGGGGTCATTCAGATTGGGACCCCACCTCAGGAATTCAAAGTGGTTTTTGATACCGGATCGGCTGACCTGTGGGTCCCTTCAGTCTCCTGCACCAGCTCTGCATGTAGTAAGTTACCTTTCCTTACTTCTGGGCCCCTTGCAGAACTATTAGACCCACCAGCCTGTCTGTGTTCCCCCATatggatttttttcattaaagagCAGGTTAACGGAAGTTTGTAGTTTAAATTGAGTTTAAGTTGTTGAGTTTTGGGGTAACAGCTAAACCCCATCTCATCAGGAGacctttgttcattttttttatatttgtaaataatttcTTCCAGGTTGGTGGTGGCTTGGGGTGGCACTTAGGACCCACTTAGGTCTAGAGGAGCCCAGGGGAAATCTGCCATTCCGAAGTCCAGTTGATGAGATGGATTTAATAAATGCTATTACTGTCTGAccttatttgaaatattttactgcAGCGAATCACCACAGATTCAGCCCCCGGTTATCATCCAGTTACCAGCCCACCGACCGGGTGGTGTCCATCTCTTATGGCACAGGAAGCATGAGTGGGGTTCTTGGCTTTGACACAGTGAAGGTAGGGACAGAAGAAGGCATTTTATCTCAGGGTAAGAGCCTTCAGTCTCCTCCAGCAGTAAGAAGAATCTGTCTTATGCTCGTTATCTCAGCCATCAATAACAATGTTCTAATGTGCTTGTCTTACTGTCTACTCACATTTACCGTGTAAGTAGGAGGTTTTAACATCACCCTCCAAATATGAAGATCAAAAACTCACTCTTAGCCATTAAGTTAACTCTCTCCCTCCTGCTATCAGTAAAACAACCATTACTATTTATATAATCCACATaaagaattacatttattaacttGGATGTGTCCTGATTAGTGGACAGTTATATGACTGTTATTTAACATTTGTGTACCAAATACAGTGCAAATACTGTGCAAAGGATTGAAGCagatgtgaaaaaatgctgttacATAAGAATGTCTCAAAATAGACACGTTAAtagcttatttttattatttaacaaaatgtaaagtgagtgGACAGATGAAAAATCTAAACCAGATTAATATTTCGTGTGACCTCtgtttgccttcaaaacagcatcagttcttctaggtacagttgcacaaagtcagggatgcTGTAGACAGATAGTTAGGTGTCAGATTAAGCAATTATACTGAACAGGCGCTAACCATTATCCATTATccatcctgaatttgtagtcacttcagaggacaaaactttctaggcccagaaatcagtgagaggaaaagtaaagggtttgtgtcattttctttattttaaccccttcaggaccggcgttcttgtactgcgtcttcccttgaagaccgcagttttatttaaatatttaaattccatgctcgtgattcgctttaAAGCGATCAATTGcatggaattgagggggagtggctgctacagatggctggggacacccagcggtcagtagcagctgCCCCTCGTGATCCCAGCGTCCATAGCGACGCTGGGTCGCGCATCGtcaatgacgtacctggtatgtcctggtctgtgggtgacacccaaccaggaagtaTCAGGTAAATCAttggtacggaaggggttaatctgcatatcttattatgGGCCATTTTTTCTCTCactgaaaaatgagtgcggcccacgcacatatacatttctgatgaagtggcccactgcagaaaaaacttgggcACCCCTGTAATATGGCATggctgagcacagcaacaagacacaaggtggTTATACTGCAttagcaaggtctctcccacacagaaatttcaaggcagacgtTTGTTTCCAGATATtttgtccaagctcttttgaagaagcacaaagaaacagacAAAGTTGAGGACTGTAGACGCAGTGGCCGCCAAGGAAAgttagtgcagcagatgaaagataTGTACTTATTCCCCTTGGCAATCGGAAGAtctccagcagtgccatcagctcagcgtTGGCAGACAACACccggagaagtctggtcagaaatAGTCTTTATGGaagacttgcagccaaaaaAGACATATCTCTGATGTGGTAAAAACTGATGGTCTCCCAAATACTGataagtacaggcagatacttatccattaatgcaataccatcaggaaGGCATAATGTTTAGGTGATATAATACAATCTTAGTTACTGGGATCCCTGAAGGAGGTAGCCCCAAAATCTAGACAAGAAACCAAAGGATTAAAATAACTAGAGGTAAAGCCTGATTCTGCCTGGGGTCTCTGTAACAAGAGAGGGAGGGAGCCCGTGGTCAGCTTACTAAATGTATCACTGACTAAACTACTTGACGCCAGTCCCCTCTCTTCAATAATCCCCAATACATCTGTAATTACTGCAATTAGACCCCATCAGTCAACCATTAATTCCCAACTTCTTTGAATTTACTGTGATTAGACCTCCACAGTCTCTTTATCCATTAGTTCCTGATATACTGGTAATTGCTTGAGACCTCTGCAATTTCCTCTCTATTAGTTCACTATGTCTTGATAATTACTGAAATTAGATCCCCCCCCGAATTTCACTCTCTCCTGTTATACCCTAAATGTCCTTAATCACTGTGAGTAGACCCCTGCAGTCCCCATTTTTATTAGTTCCCAATATCTCTAATTACTGCAATCAGACCCCCCGCTGTCCGGTCTCTGTTTTGCTATATTTTGATCATTCTTGTGCCAAGACCTGCCAAGGTCCCCTCTCCTCATTATCTCAGTAACCACAGACCATCTATTATTTACCTTATAACATGTTTGTGAGTTATGTATAGGGGGTCATTGTATACAAGTCATTCATCACTCCTACTTATGTTCTGTTTTACCCATATAGGTGGCGAACTTTGAGGACACGCACCAAGGTCTAGTGCTGAGTGAGACAGAGTCCATATTCCTCTCCTACTCTCCCTTTGATGGGGTCCTAGGCTTGGCATACCCCAGTCTTTCTGTGTCTGGAGTACCCCCAGTCTTTGATAATATATGGAGTAAAGGTCTTATTGATCAGGATCTCTTCTCTGTTTACCTGAACAGGTAAAGTTATTTCTTAGGCTGTAATATAAttagttattatttaatatgagATTTTAACATTAGCGGAACCCATACCCAAATTGCATATCTGTGGATGTCCCAGGTGGCCAGTTTGTGGGATACCTGCCCCAACTGGGTAGAGGCACCAGATAAATCTATATCCATTTTATTCATTGTCATGCACCGGCACAGGGTGGCGCTCTCCTGTTTCTCTTTTCCTAATCTCTAACACAAGAGCCTGGGTGCAAATGCACTTGCTCTGCCCTCTGCTGTTAAATCTTGAACAAAGTATAATAAAGTGTTGCGCCTATAATTATGAAAGTGACAGTGAATTACTTATTACATCAatataatgtgcaatataaataaacgaaaaacaatacttatattGGTTTTCCAGTCTCCATTCGTTGTGTCAAaatcatatatcaatatatggaaacaaaaaagaaacaaaaaatcatagtgctttccgcAAATATACGTGAATCAAGTGTATCCTCTATATGGTGTTTCACTCACATAGAGATGAGCAATAAGTTTGCTCTGACTTATTGAAGTGTATAACAAAAGGAGTTTCAGCTCCGTTCCCGCCGAACAAGTTGTTTCAGGACGCCCTCTCCGAATCCCTTCTTCGAGTAATGTGCTGTCCACACAGCAGGAGCACGGGTCGAATCAGTACGAAAAATAGAAAGGCAGGGAGGTgaggtataaatgtatatttaatattaagaaaactgcagcatgcttacattaaaaaaacaagctgTTCCTTTCCAAGGCGAACAACTTTCAGATGTAGCGCGATGACGCGATCCAACACgcaaacgcgtttcacccaatcGGGCTTCTTCAGTGACGTGTTGGTTTgttctctcctccctccttaAGTACTCGATCTCATGTGTGGCATGTTAATTGTCTCTCGTTACTTTGTATCTTGTTACTTTGTATTAACATATTGCGTTGGATTGCGTCATCGCGCTACATCTGAAAGTCGTTCGCCTTGGAAAGGAACGGAGAGACTCAGACGCGctacagattgttttttttaatgtaagcatgctgcactttttttaatattaaatatacatttatacctcACCTCCCTGCCTTTCTATTTTTCGTACTGATTCGACCCGTGCTCCTGCTGTGTGGACGGCACAATATTCGAAGAAGGGATTAGGAGAGGGCGTCCTGAAACAACGGAGCTGAAACTCCTTTTGTTATACGCCTCAATAAGTCAGAGCAAACTTATTGCTCATCTCTATGTGAGTGAAACACCatatagagcaggggtgtccaagttttttctgcagtgggccacttcatcagaattgtatcggtgcgcgggccgcactcatttttcactgtgacaaaaaatatggcctttaataaaatatgcagattaaaataaagtaaaatgacacaaaacctttactcttcctctcactgatttctgggcctagaaagttttgcgactacaaattcaggattccctagatttattctagggatgaactaaaatgaaaattctggaccaaaacattcagggttcccttagccaaaaccgaaaatggcccccacctttaaaaataataataaaaactcacatttttaataaaagtaggtaacacacaactggacaaaattagcaatatgacttggcaaccagtaaatgctggcaacccaggcaaccagtaaatgctggtacctaggcatgatgggactgtgctcgctgtgattgctgttagcaatcacactcctatcatgccaagtcagccagtacatgctggtacagggtggctgtaagtgatgtgcagaccccatactgctggcagcatcactacacaaggggggcagctagctaggtttcagcatgtactggctgacttggcatgataggagtgtgattgctaacagtagtcacagtcccatcatgcctaggttccagcacttacacatccatccagtaaatgctggaacctaggcatgatgggactgtgattgctgttagcaatcacactcatatcatgccaagtcagccaatacacgctggtacagggtggctgtaagtgatgtgcagaccccatactgctggcagcatcaatacacaaggggggcagctagccaggtttcagcatgtactggctgacttggcatgataggagtgtgattgctaacagcaatcacagtcccatcatgcctaggttccagcacttacacatccatccagtaaatactggaacctaggcattatgggactgtgattgctgttagcaatcacactcctatcatgccaagtcagcc
The DNA window shown above is from Spea bombifrons isolate aSpeBom1 chromosome 1, aSpeBom1.2.pri, whole genome shotgun sequence and carries:
- the LOC128468287 gene encoding pepsin A-like, producing MRWFLLCVSVAITQGFVVIPLIKSKSLRNNLKERGLLEDFFQAEHQTLSRKYVLGLDPPDTAPTEHLINYMDNEYFGVIQIGTPPQEFKVVFDTGSADLWVPSVSCTSSACTNHHRFSPRLSSSYQPTDRVVSISYGTGSMSGVLGFDTVKVANFEDTHQGLVLSETESIFLSYSPFDGVLGLAYPSLSVSGVPPVFDNIWSKGLIDQDLFSVYLNSDKGSSVTFGGINPAFYSGSLQWVDVTVQKYWQITIDSISMDGQVIACHDGCATIVDTGTSVIAGHPEAISSIQEIIGSKPDKYGLYTVSCDSVGSLPDIIITINGVKYPLPASAYINQFPGSCSSGFQTTSGLWILGDIFIRQYFVVFDRGNNRVGFAPAIKS